The Vicia villosa cultivar HV-30 ecotype Madison, WI unplaced genomic scaffold, Vvil1.0 ctg.000854F_1_1, whole genome shotgun sequence genome has a segment encoding these proteins:
- the LOC131631654 gene encoding uncharacterized protein LOC131631654, translating into MEPGRRFTHKYSFLEPKLEELRKLSTLVMDGDGVAKRHGRVLYILSTKVVEGLLNTLVQFYDMVYRCFTFSYYQLLPTLEEYANLVGIPVSNKISFTSLEEIPKSKEIASILHLKKTEATYFATAGSMAAFEDILALLVYGLVLFPNINNFVDVNAIWIFMIKKPILTLLGNTYHSIHLRTDNRKGIIVCCASFLYRWFISHLLDTRAFWDNKECLRWSQRIIYLTSYDIEWYSHDYFYTKIIDSCGRFSNVPLLGTQGGINYNPILARRQMGYPLNDKPGNLLVEGFFSMI; encoded by the exons ATGGAACCTGGAAGGAGGTTTACTCACAAGTACAGTTTCCTAGAGCCTAAGTTGGAAGAGTTGAGAAAGTTATCCACTTTGGTTATGGATGGTGATGGTGTCGCGAAGCGTCATGGAAGAGTTTTGTATATCTTATCCACCAAAGTTGTAGAGGGACTTCTTAACACTTTGGTCCAGTTTTATGATATGGTCTACCGATGTTTCACATTTTCTTATTACCAGTTGTTACCTACATTAGAGGAGTATGCTAATTTGGTTGGAATTCCTGTTTCCAATAAAATCTCATTCACCAGTTTGGAGGAAATTCCTAAGTCTAAGGAGATTGCTAGCATTCTTCACTTGAAGAAAACCGAG GCTACTTACTTTGCTACTGCTGGTAGTATGGCTGCTTTTGAGGATATTCTAGCTCTTTTGGTCTATggtttggttttgttccctaacattaacaatTTTGTTGATGTTAATGCTATCTGGATTTTCATGATCAAAAAACCTATTCTTACTCTTCTAGGtaatacttatcattccattcacttgAGGACCGATAACCGCAAGGggattattgtatgttgtgcatcTTTTTTgtataggtggtttatttcgcaccttcttGACACTCGTGCTTTCTGGGACAACAAAGAGTGTTTGAGGTGGTCTCAAAGGATTATTTATCTCACTAGTTATGATATTGAATGGTATTCTCATGATTACTTCTATACtaagattattgatagttgtggtaGGTTCTCCAATGTACCCCTtcttggtacacaaggaggaatcaaCTACAACCCTATTTTAGCTAGACGTCAGATGGGGTATCCTTTGAATGACAAACCTGGTAATCTCTTGGTAGAAGGATTCTTttccatgatttag